From the Paenibacillus sp. FSL H8-0548 genome, one window contains:
- a CDS encoding iron ABC transporter permease: MIYRPFVATLVLFGGILAIVAGIAVSIGTGPAGISLWMIWDSILHFDSISEEHQIIQNLRLPRALAGALIGASFAVAGAMMQGMTRNALADTGLLGINAGSGLVVAIVIAFFPKLPFEYLIYFSFLGAGLGVLLIYAIAFFARGALTPLRLVLAGAVVGALIKGATQIISLLSGTTYELAFWSAGGISAVEWFQVKIISPWILVGLFIAILLSPKLTILSLGEEVATGLGQRTRLIKAVSGIAVLLLVGAAVAAVGGVGFVGLIIPHIVRFLVGVDYRLIIPCSAMLGAVLVVFADIGAKLINMPYETPLGSIMAVIGVPFFLYLARKENRQLL; the protein is encoded by the coding sequence TTGATATACAGACCCTTTGTTGCGACGTTGGTTTTATTCGGCGGAATACTGGCTATTGTCGCGGGCATTGCTGTTTCAATCGGCACGGGTCCAGCAGGAATTTCCTTATGGATGATATGGGATTCTATCCTTCATTTCGATTCCATTTCTGAAGAGCATCAAATTATACAAAATCTTCGTTTGCCTAGAGCACTGGCCGGAGCTTTAATTGGTGCAAGCTTTGCTGTAGCGGGTGCCATGATGCAAGGTATGACAAGAAATGCATTAGCAGATACCGGCCTGCTTGGGATTAACGCTGGTTCTGGCCTTGTTGTGGCAATTGTGATTGCATTTTTTCCGAAATTACCCTTTGAGTATCTGATTTATTTTTCATTTTTGGGTGCAGGATTAGGGGTATTGCTCATTTATGCCATAGCTTTTTTTGCAAGAGGAGCTTTGACACCATTACGTTTAGTACTAGCTGGGGCTGTGGTGGGTGCTTTAATAAAGGGTGCTACTCAAATTATTTCTTTGCTGTCCGGCACGACTTATGAACTGGCTTTCTGGTCAGCTGGGGGCATTTCAGCAGTAGAATGGTTTCAGGTTAAAATCATAAGTCCATGGATACTAGTCGGACTCTTTATTGCGATACTGCTGTCACCAAAGCTAACGATTTTAAGCCTAGGTGAAGAAGTGGCAACAGGACTTGGGCAGCGAACAAGACTTATTAAAGCCGTATCTGGCATTGCAGTACTTCTTTTAGTCGGGGCAGCAGTAGCGGCAGTTGGCGGTGTTGGATTTGTAGGTTTAATCATCCCGCATATTGTTCGATTCCTAGTAGGTGTGGACTATCGCTTGATCATTCCATGCTCAGCTATGCTTGGAGCAGTCCTTGTCGTATTTGCAGATATCGGTGCTAAATTAATTAATATGCCGTATGAAACTCCTCTTGGTTCTATTATGGCTGTAATTGGCGTTCCCTTCTTCTTATATCTTGCTCGGAAGGAGAATAGACAATTGTTATGA
- a CDS encoding iron ABC transporter permease yields MNVQSFNEIHRLRKKNSIKVISILTFLLLGIFLISLNSGAMRLNPVGVWSTIMGEGTFKQETVLFRLRLPRMVIAVLIGAGLAISGAVLQGISKNGLADPGILGINSGASLVVLIMVIAAPSTLFANPFVLPIGALCGSCFSAFLIYVMSYKKGHGLMPTRMLLVGIAVAAALSAVSVILTLRLNPTEFDMVFEFSLGSLYGGNWDYVLALLPWICIIIPFVYYKSHILNILSLNDSTGIALGYSLEKEKIYLLLAALGLAASSVAIGGGIGFVGLMAPHIARKLVGPKHQYMLPVAALLGSLLVLAGDTIARSILSNTELPAGVVVSMLGAPYFLYLLIKSK; encoded by the coding sequence ATGAACGTTCAAAGCTTCAATGAAATCCATCGACTGCGTAAAAAGAATAGCATTAAAGTGATTAGTATTCTTACCTTTCTCTTATTAGGTATTTTTCTAATTAGCCTAAATTCAGGTGCAATGCGATTAAATCCAGTAGGAGTATGGTCAACGATAATGGGGGAGGGCACCTTTAAGCAAGAAACAGTTTTATTTAGACTGCGATTGCCACGAATGGTCATCGCTGTATTAATTGGTGCCGGCCTTGCTATTTCAGGAGCTGTATTGCAGGGTATTTCTAAAAATGGACTCGCTGATCCAGGTATTTTAGGTATCAACTCAGGCGCTAGCCTAGTTGTTTTAATTATGGTAATTGCTGCTCCCAGTACGCTGTTTGCCAATCCTTTTGTCCTTCCGATAGGAGCGTTATGCGGTTCATGCTTTTCGGCATTTCTAATTTATGTGATGTCATATAAAAAGGGACATGGATTGATGCCGACAAGAATGCTTTTGGTGGGCATTGCCGTAGCAGCTGCCTTATCGGCCGTATCTGTAATTTTAACCTTAAGGCTAAATCCAACTGAATTTGATATGGTTTTTGAATTTAGCTTGGGAAGTCTATACGGTGGAAATTGGGATTATGTCTTGGCCCTATTACCTTGGATCTGTATCATTATTCCGTTCGTATACTATAAATCTCATATCCTAAATATTTTAAGCCTAAATGATTCAACCGGAATCGCATTAGGATATTCGCTCGAAAAAGAAAAAATTTATTTATTATTAGCTGCATTAGGCTTGGCTGCTTCTTCCGTAGCTATAGGTGGAGGTATTGGGTTTGTTGGATTAATGGCGCCGCATATTGCTCGTAAGCTGGTTGGTCCGAAGCATCAATACATGCTTCCAGTTGCTGCTTTGCTTGGTTCGTTGTTGGTACTAGCTGGAGATACTATTGCAAGAAGTATTCTTTCGAACACAGAATTGCCGGCAGGGGTAGTCGTCTCCATGTTGGGCGCACCTTACTTTTTATATTTATTAATTAAATCAAAATAG
- a CDS encoding ABC transporter substrate-binding protein, with protein sequence MKKYIISLVLLVLVASLAGCGANEQTTVVPSTEEKEISAVYPRTVQHENGEITLETYPKTLVSINEQILDILVMLGHPPIGSEGLDEITHSEILAPYLEGLDIINMGNKMNLESLLDMDADLLIFTSDKVRELDSLKDLAPYAVVKGGSDYRTRIRQIAELLGEEAKAEEIIADYDLRIEETKRALTPEFDETVLVLRANGKDFTALSIEDFSLLYDELGFKPVEGLENGGQLTIEGISAANPDHIIIAESVRESDPNDPNGLINIWTNNSVWNSLNVVKNDHVHMVDKLFIENVFSSQFEILELTKKIASQSE encoded by the coding sequence ATGAAAAAGTATATTATTTCTCTCGTTCTATTAGTATTAGTTGCTAGCTTGGCGGGATGTGGTGCTAATGAGCAAACAACTGTGGTGCCTTCAACGGAAGAAAAAGAAATATCCGCAGTTTATCCTCGTACTGTTCAGCATGAAAATGGTGAAATTACGCTAGAGACATATCCTAAAACCCTTGTCTCTATTAATGAGCAAATTCTTGATATTCTCGTGATGCTGGGTCATCCACCAATAGGCAGTGAAGGGCTAGATGAGATTACCCATTCAGAAATTTTAGCTCCTTATTTAGAGGGTTTAGATATTATCAATATGGGAAATAAAATGAATCTTGAATCGTTGCTTGATATGGATGCTGATTTATTAATATTTACTTCGGATAAAGTTCGTGAATTAGACAGTCTAAAGGATCTTGCACCTTATGCAGTTGTGAAGGGTGGTTCTGATTATCGTACACGGATTCGTCAAATTGCGGAGCTGCTGGGTGAGGAAGCAAAGGCGGAAGAAATTATAGCAGATTATGACCTGAGGATTGAAGAAACAAAGCGGGCGCTTACTCCAGAGTTCGATGAAACGGTTCTAGTGCTTCGTGCAAATGGTAAGGATTTCACAGCACTTAGTATTGAAGATTTTAGTTTACTATATGATGAATTAGGTTTTAAGCCTGTTGAAGGATTAGAGAATGGTGGACAACTGACCATTGAAGGTATAAGTGCTGCTAATCCCGATCATATCATTATTGCCGAATCCGTACGTGAATCTGACCCGAATGATCCAAACGGTTTAATTAATATATGGACAAACAACTCGGTTTGGAATTCATTAAATGTTGTAAAAAACGATCATGTCCACATGGTGGATAAATTGTTTATCGAAAATGTATTTTCTTCACAATTTGAAATATTGGAGTTAACAAAAAAAATTGCAAGTCAATCTGAATAA
- a CDS encoding ABC transporter ATP-binding protein, whose translation MPGIIETKHLDISYEDVMIVQDLHLTIPMKKITALVGANGCGKSTILKAIARILKPQSGVVYVNGNAVHTQKSKEIAKQLAILPQNPIAPDGLTVAELVSFGRSPHQGGFATLTKKDKEKIKWALDVTNMLPYARRSVDQLSGGQKQRVWIAMALAQETEILLLDEPTTYLDIAHQYEVLSLLRRLNEQEGRTIVMVVHDLNHASLYSDYMVTVKDGKIVHSGSPSEVMQREHLYEVFGIHSNIIKDPRTGKPICLPYVLEV comes from the coding sequence ATGCCTGGCATCATTGAAACGAAGCATCTGGATATCAGTTATGAGGATGTTATGATTGTTCAGGATTTGCACCTGACTATTCCTATGAAGAAAATTACTGCTTTGGTTGGTGCTAACGGCTGTGGTAAATCGACAATTTTAAAAGCGATTGCTCGCATTTTAAAGCCACAAAGCGGAGTGGTCTACGTGAACGGTAACGCTGTGCATACTCAAAAATCAAAGGAAATTGCCAAGCAATTGGCTATTTTACCGCAAAATCCAATTGCACCTGACGGATTAACAGTGGCAGAGCTTGTCAGCTTTGGCCGTAGTCCCCATCAGGGTGGCTTTGCGACATTAACGAAGAAGGATAAAGAAAAGATAAAGTGGGCATTGGATGTAACCAATATGCTTCCTTACGCAAGACGTTCTGTTGATCAATTATCGGGTGGGCAAAAGCAACGAGTTTGGATAGCGATGGCTTTAGCGCAGGAAACGGAGATTCTGCTGTTGGATGAGCCTACTACGTACTTAGATATAGCCCATCAATATGAAGTTCTCTCACTCTTGAGAAGATTGAATGAGCAGGAAGGACGTACAATTGTTATGGTCGTACATGATTTGAATCATGCTAGTTTGTATTCCGATTATATGGTAACAGTTAAAGATGGGAAAATCGTGCATAGTGGTTCTCCAAGCGAAGTTATGCAACGAGAGCATCTGTATGAGGTCTTCGGTATTCATTCTAATATTATTAAAGATCCAAGAACAGGCAAACCAATATGCTTACCCTATGTATTGGAGGTGTAG
- a CDS encoding AraC family transcriptional regulator, with amino-acid sequence MPQFIQELPRLWLDIESYHTMKLDKDRSHQLLTQINTLIYVLEGKGQVHDVLGNHRVQAGDFLFYPAEERLKFQNSSSACFVLKKIEFASMRVERKKHDWKLKSYSMPFWGIMYPTSLTATQYLIEKLCMKLDRRFSYRHIRDRSMFYELWERLSDATKEAKIDQELEMEHVADMLKEHVQDKIVIEELAQRVGLNVSEFFKRFKHQYGASPGQYLIEQRIRKSLELLTGTHLKVSEVAHAVGYDDEYYFSRVFKKKLGVSPVIFLEKTRKKIVALTPEIKNIVRTIGIKPCFLTSDTPQESNWDELLTEINEKQPAYIFIPSRYEYAEKELLNIAPVYALADDNVEVGLTQILYILKLEELTYDWLLAYHMNEQQ; translated from the coding sequence TTGCCTCAGTTTATACAGGAGCTTCCAAGGCTATGGCTTGATATCGAGAGCTATCATACGATGAAGCTGGATAAAGATCGTTCACATCAGTTGTTGACACAAATCAATACCTTGATTTATGTTTTGGAAGGGAAAGGTCAGGTTCATGATGTGCTTGGCAACCATAGGGTGCAAGCAGGGGATTTTCTCTTTTATCCAGCCGAAGAAAGGTTGAAATTCCAAAATTCGAGCTCCGCCTGCTTTGTACTGAAAAAAATTGAATTTGCCTCTATGAGGGTTGAACGTAAAAAGCATGATTGGAAGCTGAAAAGCTACAGCATGCCGTTCTGGGGAATCATGTATCCGACATCACTGACAGCCACGCAGTATTTGATTGAAAAACTTTGCATGAAATTGGACCGCCGTTTTTCATATCGACATATTCGTGATCGCTCAATGTTTTATGAACTCTGGGAACGATTATCGGATGCAACGAAGGAAGCAAAGATTGATCAAGAGCTAGAGATGGAGCATGTAGCTGACATGCTGAAGGAGCATGTACAGGATAAAATCGTTATTGAAGAATTAGCACAGCGGGTAGGTTTGAATGTATCTGAATTTTTCAAGCGATTCAAGCATCAGTATGGTGCAAGCCCTGGACAGTATTTGATCGAACAGCGTATTCGAAAATCTTTAGAGCTACTTACTGGCACGCATTTAAAGGTTTCAGAGGTTGCACATGCAGTGGGTTATGATGATGAGTACTACTTTAGTCGTGTGTTCAAAAAAAAGCTGGGTGTGTCCCCCGTTATCTTTTTGGAGAAGACACGGAAAAAAATAGTCGCCTTAACACCCGAGATTAAAAATATTGTTCGTACGATTGGCATTAAGCCATGCTTTTTAACTAGTGATACGCCACAAGAGTCTAATTGGGATGAGCTTCTAACGGAAATTAATGAGAAGCAGCCAGCCTATATTTTTATCCCCTCGCGCTACGAGTATGCTGAGAAGGAGCTGCTCAATATTGCCCCGGTATATGCGCTGGCGGATGATAATGTTGAGGTGGGTTTGACGCAAATACTTTATATATTGAAGTTGGAAGAGTTGACCTATGATTGGCTGCTAGCATATCACATGAATGAACAGCAATAA
- a CDS encoding PTS sugar transporter subunit IIA has protein sequence MTTIITQFPVAHAIQERRTIKNFKPDAVSLDLINELLNISVWAPNHKLREPWRFIAFVEGGRKTLVQLMKRDAEKGKMGKPMKKAKIDYLLEIPAHVVVIMPEDPRPNVWEEDFAAVSTLIQNFQLAAWERGLGVIWKTDAVIYSPEFRQSIGVQPGEKVVGILHVGYPETAPKPQTRTPATDRLTIISDASGMIEEELFYIPISKQNIFLNLQSIPKTEAIQLAGEKLVELGYVAENYIASMHEKEKVKSTYLGNGVSTPHGSKIAKEAVVKSGVVILHFPNGIDYENGEKVYIMIGIAAERSYHLDVLMKAATMFEMKGNADKVANATSIEEFIQRFEEVERDTRVW, from the coding sequence ATGACAACTATTATAACGCAATTTCCTGTTGCACATGCGATTCAGGAAAGACGCACGATAAAAAATTTCAAGCCTGATGCGGTATCGCTTGATTTGATTAATGAGTTGCTGAACATTTCAGTATGGGCACCTAATCATAAGCTTAGGGAGCCTTGGCGGTTTATTGCTTTTGTTGAGGGAGGAAGAAAAACATTAGTCCAGCTTATGAAGCGTGATGCAGAGAAAGGTAAAATGGGCAAGCCGATGAAAAAGGCTAAGATAGATTATTTGTTGGAAATTCCTGCTCATGTTGTAGTGATCATGCCGGAGGACCCTCGTCCGAATGTATGGGAAGAGGATTTTGCAGCAGTCAGTACATTGATTCAAAATTTCCAGTTGGCAGCTTGGGAAAGAGGACTGGGAGTCATTTGGAAAACTGATGCAGTGATTTATTCTCCTGAATTTCGACAGTCCATTGGTGTGCAGCCTGGTGAGAAGGTAGTTGGTATTTTACATGTTGGTTACCCTGAGACAGCTCCGAAGCCGCAGACTCGTACTCCTGCTACAGATCGTCTAACCATTATTTCTGATGCTAGTGGAATGATTGAAGAGGAGCTATTTTACATACCAATTTCGAAACAGAATATTTTCTTGAATTTGCAGTCCATACCTAAGACGGAAGCGATTCAATTAGCAGGTGAGAAGCTGGTGGAGCTAGGCTACGTAGCAGAAAACTATATTGCCAGCATGCATGAAAAGGAAAAAGTGAAAAGCACTTATCTCGGTAATGGAGTAAGCACACCACACGGATCAAAGATCGCAAAGGAAGCTGTAGTGAAATCTGGTGTAGTTATTCTGCACTTTCCAAATGGCATTGATTACGAAAATGGTGAGAAGGTCTACATCATGATTGGGATAGCGGCTGAACGATCGTATCATTTGGACGTATTGATGAAGGCTGCTACTATGTTTGAAATGAAGGGAAATGCTGATAAAGTAGCTAATGCTACATCTATTGAGGAATTCATTCAACGATTCGAGGAAGTAGAACGTGATACGCGCGTATGGTAA
- a CDS encoding HPr family phosphocarrier protein, with amino-acid sequence MKKTFIVKNTDGLHYRPASLIVEIAQQAPCSLKLIKEGKTANPASMMSILKLGVKYGEAITIETEGDHAESILDAIGRIIETNEE; translated from the coding sequence ATGAAAAAAACTTTTATTGTTAAAAATACGGATGGACTACACTATCGTCCAGCTAGCTTAATTGTAGAGATTGCACAGCAAGCTCCTTGTTCTCTTAAACTGATAAAGGAAGGTAAAACAGCTAATCCAGCAAGCATGATGAGTATTCTAAAGCTAGGAGTGAAATATGGAGAAGCGATTACTATTGAAACAGAAGGAGACCATGCTGAATCTATATTAGATGCGATTGGCAGAATTATAGAGACCAATGAAGAATAG
- the ptsP gene encoding phosphoenolpyruvate--protein phosphotransferase — MKQGIGIFEGYVIAKTYVIQPAVMDWTPQEIVSDRIEKEQQRLQQAVDRVEYSLQQMHNLAAEVQARIFHTHIQLLRDPEWIGEVKLRIKNKQVSAITALFDVTEELVQYFNEMELRLLKERLSDLYDVRNQIYEALMGKEKEQIRLDEPVIIVAEDLTPSMTAGFDLNYVAGMITTGGQTTHTAIIARSLAIPAITGLDIALIPHGKLVILDSYQGLLINDPTAIEIQYYQDKLQQEAVNKKKLEVFIAQKTATADGHNVTLALNIASSDDTRMVQTVGADGIGLFRSEFLFMNRTHAPSEEEQYETFKKVIMQAKAPVIIRTLDVGGDKIIPYLHQRQEQNPFLGLRAIRLCLQPSFLSLFKEQLRAICRASAYGKVKILFPMITTLGEIKEAKALLQEVQAEIAQQSIPFDAQMEIGMMIEVPSIGWIMEECCNEVDFFSIGTNDLVQYMMAADRTNEKVQYLQNCFHPSVLRMIQSVINTAHAHGKKVGVCGEMAGEKAAALLLVGMGIDELSMSATQLLSIRKIVAEYSLKDLEVLSKRVVQLSTAEEISEQLKLFISDV; from the coding sequence ATGAAACAAGGGATTGGTATATTTGAGGGCTATGTGATTGCAAAAACGTATGTCATTCAGCCTGCTGTGATGGATTGGACACCCCAAGAAATCGTTTCTGATCGGATTGAAAAAGAGCAGCAGCGTCTACAACAAGCAGTTGATCGAGTAGAATATAGTCTTCAGCAAATGCATAATCTGGCAGCAGAAGTGCAGGCACGCATTTTTCATACACATATTCAGCTGCTACGTGACCCGGAATGGATAGGAGAGGTAAAGCTTAGAATTAAGAATAAGCAAGTCAGTGCGATTACCGCCCTATTCGACGTTACGGAGGAATTGGTCCAATACTTCAATGAGATGGAGCTTCGATTATTAAAAGAGCGCTTGTCTGATTTATACGATGTTCGTAATCAAATTTATGAAGCGCTGATGGGAAAAGAAAAGGAGCAGATCAGGCTTGATGAGCCAGTCATCATTGTAGCAGAAGACTTAACTCCATCCATGACGGCAGGCTTTGATTTAAACTATGTAGCCGGCATGATCACGACAGGTGGCCAGACCACACACACTGCGATTATTGCTCGATCCTTAGCAATTCCTGCTATTACGGGACTAGACATTGCTTTGATTCCTCATGGGAAACTCGTAATACTAGATAGCTATCAAGGTCTATTGATTAACGATCCAACTGCTATTGAAATTCAATATTATCAGGATAAGCTTCAGCAAGAAGCTGTAAATAAAAAGAAACTAGAAGTCTTTATTGCACAGAAGACCGCTACAGCTGACGGACATAACGTGACATTAGCACTGAATATTGCTAGTTCAGACGATACGAGAATGGTACAGACCGTAGGTGCTGATGGGATAGGTCTGTTTCGCAGTGAGTTTTTGTTTATGAATCGTACTCATGCTCCGAGCGAGGAAGAACAATATGAGACTTTTAAAAAAGTAATCATGCAGGCGAAGGCTCCAGTCATTATTCGAACCTTGGATGTGGGCGGAGATAAGATTATCCCTTACTTGCACCAGAGACAAGAACAAAATCCATTTTTGGGACTGCGAGCCATTCGCTTATGCTTGCAGCCCTCTTTTTTAAGCTTGTTTAAAGAGCAATTGCGAGCTATTTGTCGCGCGAGTGCTTATGGAAAGGTGAAGATACTATTTCCTATGATTACAACGCTGGGAGAAATTAAAGAGGCAAAAGCGTTGCTACAGGAAGTTCAAGCCGAAATAGCTCAGCAGAGCATTCCTTTTGATGCTCAAATGGAAATCGGTATGATGATTGAAGTGCCTTCTATTGGATGGATCATGGAGGAGTGCTGTAACGAGGTTGATTTCTTTAGTATCGGCACTAATGATCTAGTCCAATATATGATGGCAGCAGATCGTACGAATGAGAAGGTACAATATCTACAAAATTGTTTTCATCCCTCTGTATTGAGAATGATCCAGTCGGTCATTAATACTGCTCATGCGCATGGAAAAAAAGTTGGGGTATGTGGAGAAATGGCAGGCGAAAAAGCGGCAGCTTTACTACTAGTTGGTATGGGCATTGATGAATTAAGCATGAGCGCTACCCAATTGCTCTCCATTCGCAAAATCGTAGCAGAGTATTCATTGAAAGACTTAGAAGTGCTATCGAAGCGTGTAGTGCAATTGTCAACAGCTGAAGAGATAAGTGAGCAGCTAAAGCTGTTTATTTCAGATGTCTAA
- a CDS encoding Lsa family ABC-F type ribosomal protection protein — translation MSLINVTNLTFAYAGSYDNIFENVSFQIDTDWKLGFTGRNGRGKTTFLNLLLGEYEYSGNISAKVSFEYFPFHVENKQNNTLDVINEIFPDYVHWKLMRELSLLKVSEDVLYRPFDSLSNGEQTKVLLATLFIKENSFLLIDEPTNHLDMNARKLVSDYLNTKSSFILVSHDRSFLDNCVDHILSINKTNIEIQKGNFSSWWENKMRQDNFELAENEKLKRDINRLSGSAKRTGNWSHEVEKTKNGTRNSGSKVDKGYIGHKAAKMMKRSKAIEQRQLSAIDEKSKLLKNIESSDSLEISQLAFHKNQLAELDHVSIFYGEKMVCEDISFSIVQGERIALSGINGSGKSSIIKLICGEALNYTGNFSKDSMLEISYVSQDTSHLKGNLSEYAADNGIDESLFKSILRKLDFSRAQFDKDISAFSGGQKKKVLIAKSLSEKVHLHIWDEPLNFIDVISRMQIEELLLEYEPTILFVEHDKEFCDHVATKIIEL, via the coding sequence ATGTCATTAATTAATGTTACAAACCTGACTTTTGCCTATGCGGGCAGTTACGATAATATATTCGAAAATGTAAGTTTTCAGATCGATACGGATTGGAAATTAGGGTTTACGGGAAGAAACGGTAGAGGAAAGACAACGTTTCTCAATTTGTTGCTTGGTGAATATGAATACAGTGGAAATATTTCTGCCAAGGTCAGTTTCGAGTATTTCCCTTTCCATGTGGAAAACAAGCAAAATAATACGCTTGATGTCATCAACGAGATTTTCCCGGATTATGTTCACTGGAAACTGATGCGTGAGCTTTCATTGCTAAAGGTTTCGGAAGATGTTTTATATCGGCCCTTTGATTCATTGTCGAATGGCGAGCAAACCAAAGTATTGCTGGCTACACTGTTTATTAAGGAAAATAGTTTTCTGTTGATTGATGAACCAACCAATCATCTGGACATGAATGCCAGAAAGCTTGTGAGTGACTATCTCAATACTAAAAGCTCATTTATTCTGGTGTCACACGACAGATCGTTTCTAGATAACTGTGTAGACCATATCCTTTCCATCAATAAGACCAATATCGAAATTCAAAAAGGTAATTTCTCCAGCTGGTGGGAAAACAAAATGAGACAGGATAACTTTGAGCTTGCAGAAAACGAGAAACTTAAAAGAGACATTAACCGGCTATCGGGTTCTGCTAAACGGACGGGTAATTGGTCACACGAAGTGGAAAAAACAAAGAATGGAACAAGAAATTCAGGTTCTAAGGTAGATAAAGGATATATTGGCCACAAGGCTGCCAAAATGATGAAACGCTCTAAAGCAATTGAACAAAGACAGCTGTCTGCTATTGATGAGAAGTCTAAACTCCTCAAAAATATCGAAAGCTCTGACAGCTTAGAAATTTCACAACTTGCTTTTCATAAAAATCAACTAGCTGAGCTAGATCATGTTTCGATTTTTTATGGAGAGAAGATGGTTTGTGAAGATATTAGCTTTTCGATTGTGCAGGGTGAACGAATTGCTCTTTCGGGTATAAATGGTTCCGGAAAATCAAGTATCATCAAGCTTATCTGCGGTGAGGCTTTAAACTATACAGGCAATTTCAGCAAGGATAGCATGCTCGAAATATCCTATGTATCTCAGGACACGTCCCACCTAAAGGGTAATTTATCTGAATATGCTGCAGACAATGGGATTGATGAAAGCTTATTTAAGTCGATTTTAAGAAAGCTTGATTTTTCCAGAGCTCAATTTGATAAGGATATTTCAGCTTTTAGCGGCGGACAGAAAAAGAAAGTACTGATTGCAAAAAGTCTTAGTGAGAAGGTTCATTTGCATATTTGGGATGAACCGCTTAATTTTATTGATGTTATTTCTCGCATGCAAATTGAAGAGCTTCTGCTTGAATACGAACCAACCATTCTTTTTGTGGAGCATGACAAGGAATTTTGTGATCATGTGGCTACAAAGATCATTGAACTTTAA
- a CDS encoding RNA polymerase sigma factor, translating into MNDSYELNESVRKAVVNYSDSLVKIAFAYLKNVADAEEVAQEVFLAYLQKFPVFDSVDHEKAWLIRTTINKCKNLLKTSWFKSRNLLPDNLSYLPKDEYMVMQAVLSLDKKYRVPIHLHYYEGYSLEEIADILHAKPATVGTWLARGRNQLKEVIGGDL; encoded by the coding sequence GTGAACGATTCATATGAGCTCAATGAATCCGTCCGCAAAGCCGTGGTGAACTATTCCGACAGCTTGGTCAAGATAGCATTCGCCTATCTCAAAAACGTTGCTGACGCGGAGGAAGTCGCACAGGAAGTATTTCTGGCCTATCTCCAGAAATTCCCCGTCTTCGATAGCGTTGATCATGAGAAAGCTTGGTTAATCCGAACAACAATTAATAAATGCAAGAATTTGCTCAAGACGAGCTGGTTTAAAAGTCGGAACCTCTTGCCGGACAATCTATCATACCTTCCGAAGGACGAATACATGGTCATGCAGGCTGTATTATCATTAGACAAGAAATATCGGGTCCCGATCCATCTGCATTATTACGAGGGCTACTCATTGGAAGAAATAGCGGACATTCTTCATGCCAAACCTGCGACGGTAGGAACTTGGCTTGCTCGCGGGCGCAATCAGCTTAAAGAAGTTATAGGTGGTGATTTGTGA